A section of the Spirochaetota bacterium genome encodes:
- a CDS encoding energy transducer TonB, whose product MRILLVLLFIGNCALQSIILEDEIIERPYRTSVNTMFNYEDASKKYTIDNINAHYRLHIEIEKPHIIESVTHDIDDIYIISNIEGTTIIHAQLDKRGRINSHKIVKRAGLGLDEIAERIFKGIKLKPGYIAGYSHKTEVYVRITFVGKKRL is encoded by the coding sequence GAATTCTATTGGTATTATTATTTATCGGAAATTGCGCCCTGCAAAGCATTATATTAGAGGATGAAATAATAGAACGCCCATATAGAACCTCAGTTAACACAATGTTTAATTATGAGGATGCATCAAAAAAATATACCATTGATAACATAAATGCCCATTACAGATTGCATATTGAGATTGAAAAACCGCATATTATCGAATCCGTTACTCATGACATTGACGATATCTATATTATCTCGAATATTGAGGGCACGACAATCATCCATGCTCAATTAGACAAAAGAGGGAGGATCAACTCACATAAAATAGTTAAGAGGGCCGGATTGGGTTTAGACGAAATAGCAGAAAGGATTTTTAAAGGCATTAAATTGAAGCCCGGATATATCGCCGGATATAGCCATAAGACTGAAGTCTACGTGCGAATCACCTTT